One part of the Bacteroidia bacterium genome encodes these proteins:
- a CDS encoding D-aminoacylase, whose translation MRYLLLVLIGSLFSCQSQQEYDIVILNGMVYVGDGEKGSITDIGIVGDEIIELGDLKSARSKKIIDANGMVVSPGFIDLHAHLDPILELSECESHIRQGVTTALGGPDGRSPWPFGAYLDTLKEIGIGLNVGYLTGHNQLRKNVMQLENRDPTNEELEEMKRQVEVAMEEGAFGISTGLKYLPGTFSKVEEVIALSRVAAEKGGFYTSHLREEGLGLLEGVQEAIVISEQAEIPVVLTHHKVVGKPMWGSSEQTLFLVDSARKVGLDIMIDQYPYTASHTGISILIPNWAQAGGRKEFAKRIESPVLRDSIKKQILFNIINDRGGADLKRIQFSRVSWKPELEGKTMYDWCIMEGIEPSLENGADMVIKAQLNGGTGTIYHAMDEADVVRIMQYPYTMVASDGRLSEPGRGHPHPRAYGTFSRILDKYVREDKVLSLEEAIRKMTSLPAFRMGLSDRGLLKKGYKADISIFDPAKVKEMATFSEPHQYSSGIPWVIINGEVAVDNEKFMGIKAGQVLYGPAKKP comes from the coding sequence ATGAGGTATTTACTATTAGTACTTATAGGTTCCCTTTTTTCCTGCCAATCTCAGCAGGAGTATGATATCGTAATTCTAAATGGGATGGTTTATGTGGGAGATGGGGAAAAGGGGAGTATTACAGATATCGGAATTGTTGGAGATGAAATCATTGAACTGGGAGATTTGAAATCAGCCAGGTCAAAAAAGATCATAGATGCGAATGGGATGGTTGTCTCCCCAGGTTTTATAGACCTCCACGCCCATTTGGATCCTATTTTGGAACTATCGGAATGCGAAAGCCATATCCGACAGGGAGTGACTACGGCCCTCGGTGGACCAGATGGAAGAAGTCCCTGGCCATTTGGTGCTTATCTGGATACGCTGAAGGAAATAGGAATCGGCCTCAATGTGGGCTACCTCACCGGCCACAATCAGCTGCGAAAAAATGTCATGCAACTGGAAAACAGGGATCCGACTAATGAGGAATTGGAAGAAATGAAAAGGCAAGTTGAAGTAGCAATGGAAGAAGGGGCCTTTGGTATTTCAACAGGTTTAAAATACCTGCCCGGAACCTTTTCCAAGGTAGAAGAAGTTATAGCGCTTTCGAGGGTTGCAGCCGAAAAAGGCGGCTTTTATACCTCTCACTTAAGAGAAGAAGGTCTAGGATTATTAGAGGGTGTTCAAGAGGCCATAGTCATCAGTGAGCAAGCAGAAATCCCTGTAGTACTTACGCATCACAAAGTTGTAGGTAAGCCCATGTGGGGCTCTAGCGAGCAGACCCTCTTTCTCGTAGATTCCGCTCGTAAAGTCGGATTGGATATTATGATAGACCAATATCCCTATACAGCCAGTCATACCGGGATCAGTATCCTTATCCCTAATTGGGCGCAGGCAGGAGGACGCAAGGAATTTGCAAAGCGTATAGAAAGTCCTGTGCTGAGGGATAGCATAAAAAAACAAATCCTTTTTAATATCATTAATGATCGGGGAGGAGCAGATTTGAAAAGAATTCAATTCTCCCGGGTGAGCTGGAAACCTGAATTAGAGGGCAAAACCATGTATGACTGGTGCATAATGGAAGGTATAGAGCCCAGCCTGGAAAATGGAGCAGACATGGTGATCAAAGCTCAATTAAATGGGGGGACCGGTACCATATATCATGCGATGGATGAAGCCGATGTCGTACGAATCATGCAGTATCCCTATACAATGGTCGCTTCTGATGGTCGACTTTCTGAACCGGGTAGGGGACATCCTCATCCCAGAGCCTATGGCACCTTTAGCCGCATCCTGGATAAATATGTTAGAGAAGACAAAGTGCTGAGTTTGGAAGAGGCGATCCGTAAAATGACCAGCCTTCCCGCTTTTAGAATGGGACTGTCGGATAGAGGTTTACTCAAAAAAGGCTACAAGGCAGATATAAGCATTTTTGATCCGGCCAAGGTCAAGGAAATGGCAACTTTCTCTGAACCACATCAATACTCCAGTGGAATTCCCTGGGTGATAATTAATGGAGAAGTCGCAGTGGATAATGAAAAGTTTATGGGAATAAAGGCCGGACAAGTTTTGTATGGGCCAGCTAAAAAACCTTAG
- a CDS encoding serine hydrolase → MGFSKEGLKAAEDYSKSINTAAVTIIKDGMIVHEWGEVKKKFMTHSIRKSVLSALYGNYVKKGVIDLDQSMEELGINDEPPLSEEELKATLRDCLKARSGIYHPALYESAGMKALKPERHTVKAGTHWYYNNWDFNASGTLFEKLTGKKIFESIEAEIAKPIGMEDFEAKDGWYVEGEESIHPAYPFRISAHDLARFGWLMLNEGNWKGKQIIPADWVRESTAYHSDAALYGSDGYGYMWWVARDHNKYPHLPYVDIPEGSYSARGAGGHYVMIIPAYDLVIVHRVNTDEAGNRVSGEEAGKLFNLILSARQ, encoded by the coding sequence TTGGGTTTTTCGAAGGAAGGCCTGAAAGCAGCTGAGGACTATAGCAAAAGCATCAATACAGCTGCTGTTACGATAATCAAAGATGGAATGATCGTTCATGAATGGGGAGAAGTGAAAAAGAAATTTATGACCCATTCTATCCGGAAAAGTGTTTTAAGTGCCCTTTATGGAAATTATGTTAAAAAGGGAGTCATTGACCTGGACCAAAGTATGGAAGAGCTGGGCATCAATGATGAGCCTCCACTTTCAGAAGAAGAACTGAAAGCAACGCTAAGAGATTGTCTGAAAGCGAGAAGCGGAATTTACCACCCTGCCTTATATGAATCAGCGGGGATGAAAGCGTTAAAACCTGAAAGGCATACTGTGAAAGCAGGCACCCACTGGTACTACAATAATTGGGATTTCAATGCCTCAGGAACCCTATTCGAAAAGCTTACTGGAAAAAAAATATTCGAATCTATAGAAGCTGAAATAGCCAAGCCTATAGGCATGGAAGATTTTGAAGCCAAGGATGGCTGGTATGTAGAGGGCGAAGAATCTATTCACCCCGCTTATCCTTTCCGCATCTCCGCCCATGATCTGGCTCGCTTCGGCTGGCTGATGCTCAATGAAGGCAATTGGAAGGGTAAACAAATCATACCAGCGGATTGGGTGAGAGAAAGTACGGCTTATCATTCAGATGCTGCCCTATATGGAAGCGACGGCTACGGATATATGTGGTGGGTAGCTCGTGATCATAATAAGTATCCGCATTTGCCCTATGTTGATATTCCTGAAGGTAGCTATTCCGCGCGAGGAGCAGGTGGACACTATGTAATGATTATTCCTGCTTATGATCTGGTCATTGTACATCGGGTAAATACGGATGAAGCTGGAAATCGCGTCAGCGGTGAGGAAGCTGGAAAATTATTCAATCTCATTTTAAGCGCCAGACAATAG
- the ggt gene encoding gamma-glutamyltransferase, translated as MRSYSLIFLSFFICSSLFSQDRISSFNFASRSEVIAPNGMAATSQPLATQVALDILKQGGTAVDAAIAANATLGLMEPTGCGIGGDLFAIVWDAKSEQLYGLNASGRSPESLSLSYFKEKGMEQIPFYGPLSVSVPGAVDGWFELHGKFGKLPMEVLLAPAINYAREGFPVSELISLYMEMASARFAREPHFASTYMPRGHTPKKGELFKNPRLANTLELIADKGRKAFYKGEIAKKIVAHMQEAGGFLSLEDFKNHESEWVDPVSTNYRGYDVWELPPNGQGIAALQMLNILEKFDIASMGFGSAEYIHTLVEAKKLAFEDRAKFYADPAFNEIPVDKLISKSYADERRKLMGKRAARSYPAGILKDGDTIYLTVADKEGNMVSLIQSNYKGMGSGVIPGELGFMLQDRGALFSLEEGHYNVYEPGKRPFHTIIPAFVTKDGKPFMSFGVMGGSMQPQGHVQVLVNMIDFGMNLQEAGDAPRIRHEGSTDPAGPRKMMNGGKIHFESGFDMIEIKKLVFIGHEVTLGGAYGGYQAIMYDPKEGVYYGASEFRKDGHAAGY; from the coding sequence ATGAGAAGCTATAGCCTGATTTTCCTTTCATTTTTTATATGTTCATCCCTTTTTTCTCAGGATCGCATTAGCAGTTTTAATTTCGCTTCCCGCTCTGAGGTAATTGCACCTAATGGGATGGCTGCTACTTCTCAACCCTTGGCTACACAGGTGGCTTTGGATATTCTGAAACAAGGAGGTACGGCGGTCGATGCAGCTATAGCAGCCAATGCAACTTTGGGCTTGATGGAACCTACAGGCTGTGGCATAGGAGGAGATCTTTTTGCTATTGTTTGGGATGCAAAAAGCGAACAATTGTATGGCTTAAATGCCAGCGGTCGATCTCCAGAATCTCTTAGCCTGAGTTATTTCAAGGAAAAAGGGATGGAACAAATTCCTTTTTATGGTCCTTTGAGTGTTTCTGTGCCGGGAGCAGTAGATGGTTGGTTTGAGTTGCATGGAAAGTTTGGAAAGCTTCCTATGGAGGTTTTATTAGCTCCAGCTATCAATTATGCCAGAGAAGGATTTCCGGTATCAGAATTGATTTCTCTATATATGGAAATGGCATCCGCCCGTTTTGCGAGAGAACCTCATTTTGCCAGTACCTATATGCCACGAGGGCATACTCCCAAAAAAGGAGAGCTTTTCAAAAATCCTCGTTTAGCAAACACCCTTGAACTGATTGCTGATAAAGGAAGAAAGGCTTTTTATAAAGGAGAGATAGCGAAAAAGATTGTGGCCCATATGCAGGAAGCCGGTGGCTTCCTGAGTTTAGAAGATTTCAAAAATCATGAATCAGAATGGGTGGATCCTGTTTCTACCAACTACCGGGGCTATGATGTCTGGGAATTACCTCCCAATGGTCAGGGGATAGCCGCTTTGCAGATGCTCAATATTTTGGAAAAGTTTGACATTGCTTCTATGGGCTTTGGCTCTGCCGAATATATCCATACGCTGGTGGAGGCTAAAAAGCTGGCTTTTGAAGATCGTGCAAAATTTTATGCAGATCCAGCCTTTAATGAAATCCCTGTAGATAAATTGATTTCTAAATCCTATGCTGATGAGCGCAGAAAGTTGATGGGGAAGAGGGCAGCAAGAAGTTATCCTGCAGGTATACTAAAGGATGGAGATACCATCTATCTCACAGTAGCTGATAAGGAGGGAAATATGGTTTCTCTTATTCAAAGTAATTATAAAGGAATGGGCTCAGGTGTCATTCCGGGAGAATTGGGATTTATGCTACAAGATAGAGGAGCATTGTTCAGCTTGGAGGAAGGGCACTACAATGTATATGAGCCGGGCAAAAGACCTTTTCATACAATTATCCCTGCCTTTGTAACAAAGGATGGAAAACCTTTTATGAGCTTTGGAGTCATGGGTGGTTCCATGCAACCTCAAGGGCATGTGCAGGTATTGGTTAATATGATCGATTTTGGGATGAATCTGCAAGAAGCAGGAGACGCTCCCAGGATTCGGCATGAAGGTTCTACCGATCCAGCCGGTCCTCGCAAGATGATGAATGGAGGGAAAATCCATTTTGAAAGTGGCTTTGATATGATCGAAATCAAAAAACTGGTCTTTATAGGGCATGAGGTGACGCTTGGAGGAGCCTATGGAGGCTATCAGGCGATCATGTACGACCCCAAAGAAGGGGTGTATTATGGTGCCTCTGAATTCAGAAAAGATGGTCATGCAGCAGGATACTAG
- a CDS encoding FKBP-type peptidyl-prolyl cis-trans isomerase, producing MLALKKVFFFPLIIIGLFFASCDDRVTFEQQQKIDKDIIDEYVADNNLDGFYTENNIFIAFEKEGTGTETPTALSTIEIIYTGYLLDGTEFDSSAGFPREFQVWRLIQGWQEGMQEFKTGAKGTMIIPSRFAYRTAGTPDGSVPPDAVIAFDIELLSFRD from the coding sequence ATGCTAGCATTAAAAAAAGTATTCTTTTTCCCCCTCATAATTATCGGATTGTTTTTTGCCTCCTGTGACGATAGAGTAACCTTTGAACAGCAGCAGAAAATCGACAAAGACATTATCGATGAATATGTGGCCGACAATAATCTCGATGGATTTTATACCGAAAACAATATTTTCATCGCATTTGAAAAAGAAGGTACAGGCACGGAAACTCCTACTGCTTTGTCTACCATTGAGATCATCTATACTGGCTACCTATTAGACGGTACCGAATTTGATTCTTCTGCAGGTTTCCCCAGAGAATTTCAGGTATGGAGACTGATTCAGGGATGGCAGGAAGGCATGCAGGAATTCAAGACGGGTGCTAAAGGAACCATGATTATTCCTTCTCGTTTTGCTTACAGAACCGCGGGAACTCCTGATGGTAGTGTTCCTCCCGATGCGGTAATTGCTTTTGACATTGAACTCCTAAGTTTCAGAGATTAA
- a CDS encoding FKBP-type peptidyl-prolyl cis-trans isomerase, with protein sequence MKLRITYYIIGCLLGGLFFPSCGQIEVPSDFELIEADRPLILAYAEANNLDGLFNFQGVYVVTETEGDTATSFPSSSSRVDLLYQGSLLTGEVFNSTASDSLRTPAGEWPRLSELISGLESGVKLFRKGGRGTLIIPSALAYEEHGSTDGKVPPNAILRFDFELVDFE encoded by the coding sequence TTGAAATTAAGAATCACATATTATATCATAGGCTGCCTTCTTGGCGGCCTGTTTTTTCCTTCCTGTGGCCAGATTGAAGTTCCCAGTGACTTTGAATTGATCGAAGCAGACCGCCCCCTAATCCTGGCCTATGCAGAGGCCAATAATTTAGATGGTCTTTTCAATTTCCAGGGAGTATATGTGGTAACCGAAACTGAAGGCGATACTGCCACTTCCTTTCCTTCCAGCAGTTCCCGAGTCGATCTTTTGTATCAGGGGAGTCTTCTGACAGGTGAAGTTTTCAATTCTACCGCTTCAGACAGCCTCAGAACCCCTGCTGGTGAATGGCCTCGGCTGAGTGAATTGATTTCCGGCCTGGAAAGTGGAGTAAAATTATTTCGCAAAGGAGGAAGGGGAACCCTGATTATCCCTTCTGCCCTTGCCTATGAAGAGCATGGAAGCACAGATGGCAAAGTCCCACCCAATGCCATTCTGAGGTTTGATTTTGAATTGGTGGATTTTGAGTAG